ATATCTCAATTCCCCAGGATCAAGCCGGATGTGGTACTGATTCAGCCACGCGTCCCTGGCGAGTCCGACGACACACGCGGCCGCCTGTTCCGCGATGCTGATTCCGGGATACGACTCGTCGTGATAGCGATGCCTTGCACATCCTCGAGGTTCAATCGCGTGGCTGACCCTGGTGCGTGCGGCCATGAGATCAAAGAGATGAGCCGTCTCGAATTGCTTCGTGTGATCCGCCGCATGGCCAAGCGTACACCATCTGTCTCTGGAGAAAAGGTCGCTCGGACCGTCACCTCTCCGAGGAAGGCCGCAGACGGCCCGAAAAAATCAAGGCTCCAGGAGCTGTCTCCCCAGGAGCGGCGCCTGATGCCGCTGGTGGCGGACGGAAAAACGAACCAGCAAATCGCGATGGAACTCGCGTTGTCTCCGA
The Candidatus Nitrospira nitrosa DNA segment above includes these coding regions:
- a CDS encoding response regulator transcription factor, translating into MRGKPRNSQTGRLGIEPRKTGKDHPCPSCPIRVLTAHSHDLVRLGVGAMPEGEEDIVLVGESHRRAGAISQFPRIKPDVVLIQPRVPGESDDTRGRLFRDADSGIRLVVIAMPCTSSRFNRVADPGACGHEIKEMSRLELLRVIRRMAKRTPSVSGEKVARTVTSPRKAADGPKKSRLQELSPQERRLMPLVADGKTNQQIAMELALSPKTVKNYMANMFRKLQIARRAQAAALYMEDLKLGGRRSVFHGK